One Halostella limicola genomic window carries:
- a CDS encoding coenzyme F420-0:L-glutamate ligase, with product MDVFAVPGLPEVRRGDDLAALIEERTDLRDDDVVLVASTVVSKAEGRAVDLDDFSPSERAESIAARIEELTGEEKDPRFAQAVIEESEALLTEEPFLLTKTRFGHVGVNAGIDRSNVPDADLLLLPEDPTASAERIRENLSVDAPVVVTDTSGRPFRHGQRGVAIGWAGMPASRDWRGETDRDGHELEVTVESVVDELAAAANLVTGEGGGGTPVAVVRDWAFGDHDGSDNLFRERESDLVRQALEEWEYEP from the coding sequence ATGGACGTGTTCGCCGTTCCGGGACTGCCGGAGGTGCGCCGCGGCGACGACCTCGCCGCGCTGATAGAGGAGCGAACGGACCTCCGGGACGACGACGTCGTGCTGGTCGCGAGCACGGTCGTCTCGAAGGCGGAGGGCCGCGCCGTCGACCTCGACGACTTCTCGCCGAGCGAGCGGGCGGAGTCGATCGCCGCCCGGATCGAGGAGCTGACCGGCGAGGAGAAGGACCCGCGGTTCGCGCAGGCCGTGATCGAGGAGAGCGAGGCGCTGCTCACGGAGGAGCCGTTCCTCCTCACGAAGACGCGCTTCGGGCACGTCGGGGTCAACGCCGGCATCGACCGGTCGAACGTGCCCGACGCCGACCTGCTGCTCCTGCCCGAGGACCCGACGGCGAGCGCCGAGCGCATCCGGGAGAACCTCTCGGTCGACGCGCCGGTCGTCGTCACGGACACGAGCGGGCGGCCGTTCCGCCACGGCCAGCGCGGCGTCGCCATCGGCTGGGCCGGGATGCCCGCGAGCCGGGACTGGCGCGGCGAGACCGACCGCGACGGCCACGAACTGGAAGTCACGGTCGAGAGCGTCGTCGACGAGCTCGCCGCCGCGGCCAACCTCGTCACCGGCGAGGGCGGCGGCGGCACGCCGGTCGCGGTCGTCCGCGACTGGGCGTTCGGCGACCACGACGGCAGCGACAACCTGTTCCGGGAGCGCGAGAGCGATCTCGTGCGGCAGGCGCTAGAGGAGTGGGAGTACGAGCCGTGA
- a CDS encoding phosphate signaling complex PhoU family protein, giving the protein METRKIQTVGGGTYTVSLPKEWAESNGVAGGTEVDLHAHIDGLLVIEPGSRGDGTRRATVRVDHDDPDRLERTLRATYGGGFEEVALRSPDGFAREQRRAVDDVAGSLVGLTLADESAGRLTVRTLLDADEVSVGQSVRQLQFVALSMHRGATAALTSDGVAPPPADRDDEADRLFRLVDRHFARGLSRLDEVDALGLTRPELFELRSTARELERVADHAERVASVAGAVDEVPADAADDLETLGERSREVVETAVSAVLGDAGLDAAHRALVDRDEVRELASALDRRLFEAADADYRLTRAADSLLRTAEHGGNVAELGLRAALRRGERPGADPDEAAACDDRSAPRAPAETDE; this is encoded by the coding sequence ATGGAGACCCGCAAGATCCAGACGGTCGGCGGCGGGACGTACACCGTCTCGCTCCCGAAGGAGTGGGCCGAGTCGAACGGCGTCGCCGGCGGGACGGAGGTGGACCTCCACGCGCACATCGACGGCCTGCTCGTGATCGAGCCGGGGTCCCGCGGGGACGGCACTCGACGGGCGACGGTCCGGGTCGACCACGACGATCCGGACCGGCTCGAACGGACGCTGCGGGCGACGTACGGAGGCGGCTTCGAGGAGGTCGCGCTCCGCTCGCCGGACGGGTTCGCCCGCGAGCAGCGGCGGGCTGTCGACGACGTTGCGGGGTCGCTCGTCGGGCTGACGCTCGCCGACGAGTCCGCGGGGCGGCTGACGGTCCGGACGCTGCTCGACGCCGACGAGGTGTCGGTCGGCCAGTCGGTGCGACAGCTGCAGTTCGTCGCGCTGTCGATGCACCGAGGGGCCACCGCCGCCCTGACGAGCGACGGGGTCGCGCCGCCGCCGGCCGACCGCGACGACGAGGCCGACCGGCTGTTCCGGCTCGTCGACCGCCACTTCGCGCGCGGCCTGTCGCGACTGGACGAGGTCGACGCGCTCGGACTGACCCGGCCGGAGCTGTTCGAGCTTCGGTCGACGGCGCGCGAGCTGGAGCGCGTCGCCGACCACGCCGAGCGCGTCGCGTCCGTCGCGGGCGCGGTCGACGAGGTGCCGGCGGACGCGGCGGACGACCTCGAGACCCTCGGCGAGCGGTCGCGGGAGGTCGTCGAGACCGCGGTGAGCGCCGTCCTCGGCGACGCCGGGCTCGACGCCGCGCACCGCGCTCTGGTCGACCGGGACGAGGTCCGCGAGCTGGCGTCGGCCCTCGACCGCCGCCTGTTCGAGGCGGCCGACGCCGACTACCGACTGACGCGCGCGGCCGACAGCCTCCTCCGGACCGCCGAGCACGGCGGCAACGTGGCCGAACTGGGCCTCCGGGCCGCGCTCCGCCGGGGCGAGCGGCCCGGTGCCGATCCCGACGAAGCGGCGGCGTGCGACGACCGCTCAGCGCCGCGCGCGCCGGCGGAAACCGACGAGTGA
- the pstB gene encoding phosphate ABC transporter ATP-binding protein PstB produces MSNTELRHGSDRDEQRVTTTGETDERLREEWTEYDFDGETALSVSDLDVYYGGERALRSVSMDVPAESVTALIGPSGCGKSTFLRSLNRMNDRIDAARVEGSVAFDGEEIYQDGVNLVELRKRIGMVFQAPNPFPKSIRDNVSYGPRKHGDVETGLVSRLLGRDDSAAVDDLVREALERAALWDEVKDRLDDNALGLSGGQQQRLCIARCLAVDPDVILMDEPASALDPIATAKIEQLIEELAESYTVVVVTHNMQQAARVSDQTAVFLTGGRLVEYGDTDQVFEDPRSDRVEDYITGKFG; encoded by the coding sequence ATGAGTAACACCGAACTACGACACGGAAGCGACCGCGACGAACAGCGAGTGACGACGACCGGAGAGACCGACGAGCGGCTGCGCGAGGAGTGGACGGAGTACGACTTCGACGGGGAGACGGCGCTCTCGGTGTCCGACCTCGACGTGTACTACGGCGGGGAGCGGGCGCTCCGGAGCGTCTCGATGGACGTCCCCGCGGAGAGCGTGACGGCCCTCATCGGCCCGTCGGGCTGCGGGAAGTCGACGTTCCTGCGTTCGCTCAACCGGATGAACGACCGCATCGACGCCGCCCGCGTCGAGGGGTCGGTCGCGTTCGACGGGGAGGAGATCTACCAGGACGGCGTGAACCTCGTCGAGCTCCGGAAGCGGATCGGGATGGTGTTTCAGGCGCCGAACCCGTTCCCGAAGTCGATCCGCGACAACGTCTCGTACGGACCTCGGAAGCACGGCGACGTCGAGACGGGGCTGGTGTCGCGGCTGCTCGGCCGCGACGACTCCGCGGCCGTTGACGACCTCGTCCGGGAGGCGCTGGAGCGCGCCGCCCTCTGGGACGAGGTGAAAGACCGGCTCGACGACAACGCGCTCGGCCTCTCCGGCGGGCAGCAGCAGCGCCTCTGCATCGCGCGCTGCCTGGCCGTCGACCCGGACGTCATCCTGATGGACGAGCCCGCGTCGGCGCTCGACCCCATCGCGACGGCGAAGATCGAGCAGCTCATCGAGGAACTCGCCGAGAGCTACACGGTCGTCGTCGTCACCCACAACATGCAGCAGGCGGCCCGCGTCTCCGACCAGACGGCCGTCTTCCTCACCGGGGGGCGGCTCGTGGAGTACGGCGACACCGACCAGGTGTTCGAGGACCCGCGGAGCGACCGCGTCGAGGACTACATCACCGGCAAGTTCGGGTGA
- a CDS encoding nucleoside hydrolase, whose product MAKKVLLDVDPGTDDALLLAMLLAHDDWEVVGVTTVAGNTTVENTTRNALSVLEFLDRSDVPVARGADGPLTGELERAEWVHGPDGIRGDLPEPTAEPVEMDASQFMLDRAREYGDDLTVAAVGPLTNVAVTTVRDPAFAETIGDLYFMGGAALTSGNATPAAEFNAYADPEAAYRVVRDTDPHMVGLGVTEPAVLPTELVERWCAADDPLSTVGEWCNYPDQLRHDGGYSVPDAVVGADLIADVLEYERLPLAVDTSEGPSRGATIADTRAEADEKGTPNASVATDVDVETFREVVVDLVESL is encoded by the coding sequence ATGGCGAAGAAGGTTCTTCTCGATGTAGACCCGGGTACGGACGACGCGTTGCTGCTGGCGATGCTGCTCGCCCACGACGACTGGGAGGTCGTCGGCGTCACGACCGTCGCGGGCAACACGACGGTCGAGAACACGACGCGGAACGCGCTCTCGGTGCTGGAGTTTCTGGACCGGTCGGACGTGCCGGTCGCTCGCGGCGCGGACGGCCCGCTGACGGGCGAACTGGAGCGTGCAGAGTGGGTTCACGGCCCCGACGGCATCAGGGGCGACCTGCCGGAGCCGACCGCCGAACCGGTGGAGATGGACGCGAGCCAGTTCATGCTGGACCGCGCCCGCGAGTACGGCGACGACCTCACCGTCGCGGCCGTGGGGCCGCTGACGAACGTCGCCGTCACGACGGTGCGGGACCCGGCGTTCGCCGAGACGATCGGCGACCTCTACTTCATGGGCGGGGCGGCGCTGACAAGCGGCAACGCCACGCCGGCGGCGGAGTTCAACGCGTACGCCGACCCCGAGGCCGCGTACCGCGTCGTCCGGGATACCGACCCCCACATGGTCGGACTGGGCGTCACCGAACCCGCCGTGCTGCCGACCGAGCTCGTCGAGCGGTGGTGCGCGGCCGACGACCCGCTGTCGACCGTCGGCGAGTGGTGTAACTACCCCGACCAACTCCGCCACGACGGCGGCTACTCGGTGCCCGACGCGGTCGTCGGCGCGGACCTGATCGCCGACGTGCTGGAGTACGAGCGCCTCCCGCTCGCGGTCGACACGTCTGAGGGCCCGTCCCGCGGCGCGACCATCGCGGACACGCGGGCCGAAGCCGACGAGAAGGGGACCCCGAACGCCTCGGTGGCGACGGACGTCGACGTCGAGACGTTCCGCGAGGTTGTGGTCGACCTCGTCGAGTCGCTGTAG
- the pstC gene encoding phosphate ABC transporter permease subunit PstC, producing the protein MEPELSDVIVRARDYRSRHGDGAVRLYALCSLAILATFLLFWIGSRWTVLPLSAFVLLAAVGWARHPAAAAKGTTFLATVATVAVLALIVVFLLIRSVEAVRHMGLGLLVRTDPPLWTSGDGGVYALTPMMVGTAITTVIATAVAAPVGIAGAVFVSEIAPGSVREVVKPGIELMAGIPSITYGFVGLTIVNQYLYHELRTPAIGNYFSAGLMIGVMALPTVVTVAEDALSTVPESMKDGSAAVGSTRWQTTKSVTLPAALSGVSAGVLLGVGRAMGETMAATVMLSHTKGFPNPFYDVFGGYGETLTTVIAFEGGNASGLHMSALFAGGVVLFAMVMLLSVASQWIEWRMHEKLGGER; encoded by the coding sequence ATGGAACCAGAACTCTCCGACGTCATCGTCCGCGCCCGCGACTACCGGTCGCGCCACGGCGACGGCGCCGTTCGGCTGTACGCCCTCTGCTCGCTCGCGATACTGGCGACCTTCCTGCTGTTCTGGATCGGGTCTCGGTGGACGGTCCTCCCGCTGAGCGCCTTCGTCCTCCTCGCGGCCGTCGGGTGGGCGCGCCACCCGGCGGCGGCGGCGAAAGGCACGACGTTTCTCGCGACGGTCGCGACGGTCGCCGTGCTCGCGCTGATAGTCGTCTTCCTCCTGATCCGGTCGGTCGAGGCCGTCCGACACATGGGGCTCGGCCTCCTGGTGCGCACCGATCCCCCGCTGTGGACGTCCGGGGACGGCGGCGTGTACGCGCTGACGCCGATGATGGTCGGCACGGCGATCACGACGGTCATCGCGACGGCCGTCGCCGCGCCCGTCGGGATCGCCGGCGCGGTGTTCGTCAGCGAGATCGCGCCGGGGAGCGTGCGCGAGGTCGTCAAGCCCGGCATCGAACTGATGGCCGGCATCCCCTCTATCACGTACGGGTTCGTCGGGCTCACGATCGTCAACCAGTACCTCTATCACGAGCTCCGGACCCCGGCCATCGGGAACTACTTCTCGGCCGGTCTGATGATCGGGGTCATGGCGCTGCCGACGGTCGTCACGGTGGCCGAAGACGCCCTGTCGACCGTCCCCGAGTCGATGAAAGACGGGTCGGCCGCGGTGGGGTCGACCCGCTGGCAGACCACGAAGAGCGTGACGCTGCCGGCCGCGCTGTCGGGCGTCTCCGCCGGCGTGTTGCTCGGCGTCGGCCGAGCGATGGGGGAGACGATGGCGGCGACGGTGATGCTGTCGCACACCAAGGGGTTCCCGAACCCCTTCTACGACGTGTTCGGCGGCTACGGCGAGACGCTGACCACGGTCATCGCGTTCGAGGGGGGCAACGCGAGCGGCCTCCACATGAGCGCCCTGTTCGCCGGCGGCGTCGTCCTGTTCGCGATGGTGATGCTGTTGAGCGTCGCCTCGCAGTGGATCGAGTGGCGAATGCACGAGAAGCTCGGGGGTGAGCGGTAA
- a CDS encoding metallophosphoesterase family protein, whose translation MEVAILSDTHVPTRADEVPRWVSERVRAADHVVHAGDFDSAEAYDEVAELAADLTAVKGNMDPVALELPETATVELGGATFVVTHGTGAVRNYEERVAGIVAEKRDDVGAPVVGVAGHTHRVFDGEAASAGGESVRLLNPGSATGADPADEATMMTVEAVDGEVDVTVRRG comes from the coding sequence ATGGAGGTCGCCATACTCAGCGACACACACGTGCCGACGCGCGCGGACGAGGTACCGCGGTGGGTCAGCGAGCGGGTCCGCGCGGCCGACCACGTCGTCCACGCGGGCGACTTCGACTCGGCCGAGGCGTACGACGAGGTGGCGGAGCTGGCCGCGGACCTCACCGCCGTCAAGGGGAACATGGACCCCGTCGCGCTCGAACTGCCGGAGACGGCGACCGTCGAGTTGGGCGGCGCGACGTTCGTCGTCACCCACGGCACCGGCGCGGTGCGGAACTACGAGGAGCGCGTCGCCGGCATCGTCGCGGAGAAGCGCGACGACGTCGGTGCGCCCGTCGTCGGCGTCGCGGGCCACACCCACCGGGTGTTCGACGGGGAGGCGGCGTCGGCCGGCGGCGAGTCGGTCCGACTGCTCAACCCCGGGAGCGCGACCGGGGCGGACCCCGCCGACGAGGCGACGATGATGACCGTCGAGGCGGTCGACGGCGAGGTGGACGTGACGGTGCGGCGGGGGTGA
- the ddh gene encoding D-2-hydroxyacid dehydrogenase produces the protein MQLRRLGINDSVSAVFPPDRLESALADLPVEVAVVGDDRGDLAECDGVVTFAHRESYLDTVDWVHSIQAGVDRFPVEEFEARDIALTNSTGIHDDTVGEFVAGYMLMIARRHHEYARKQARKEWAHAEWDAPFTLAGESLCVVGLGTLGRGIAERADALGMEVTGVKRTPEDVPGVSTVYPGDELREAVADAKFVALAVPLTDETEGLIGKDEFDALRDDAYLINVARGPVVRQQELVRALERGDLAGAALDVFEEEPLPDRSPLWEMDEVIVTPHAAAQTRDYYRDIADLVRENVDRIQSDEELYNRVV, from the coding sequence ATGCAACTCCGTCGGCTGGGCATCAACGACTCCGTCAGCGCTGTGTTTCCGCCGGACCGCCTCGAATCGGCACTCGCCGACCTCCCCGTCGAGGTCGCCGTCGTCGGCGACGACCGCGGGGACCTCGCGGAGTGCGACGGCGTCGTCACGTTCGCGCACCGCGAGTCCTACCTCGACACGGTCGACTGGGTCCACTCGATCCAGGCGGGGGTCGACCGCTTCCCCGTCGAGGAGTTCGAGGCCCGCGACATCGCGCTGACGAACAGCACGGGCATCCACGACGACACCGTCGGCGAGTTCGTCGCCGGCTACATGCTCATGATCGCCCGCCGGCACCACGAGTACGCCCGCAAGCAGGCGCGCAAGGAGTGGGCGCACGCCGAGTGGGACGCCCCCTTCACCCTCGCCGGCGAGTCGCTCTGCGTCGTCGGTCTCGGGACGCTCGGCCGCGGCATCGCGGAGCGGGCGGACGCCCTCGGGATGGAGGTGACCGGCGTCAAGCGTACGCCGGAGGACGTGCCGGGCGTCTCGACGGTGTACCCGGGGGACGAACTCCGGGAGGCCGTCGCGGACGCGAAGTTCGTCGCGCTCGCGGTGCCGCTGACCGACGAGACCGAGGGGCTGATCGGGAAGGACGAGTTCGACGCCCTGCGAGACGACGCCTACCTGATCAACGTCGCCCGCGGCCCCGTCGTGCGGCAGCAGGAACTCGTCCGGGCGCTCGAACGCGGCGACCTCGCGGGCGCCGCGCTCGACGTGTTCGAGGAGGAGCCGCTCCCCGATCGCTCGCCGCTGTGGGAGATGGACGAAGTGATCGTCACGCCCCACGCCGCCGCGCAGACGCGAGACTACTACCGGGACATCGCCGACCTCGTCCGGGAGAACGTCGACCGCATACAGTCGGACGAGGAGCTGTACAATCGGGTCGTGTAG
- a CDS encoding PstS family phosphate ABC transporter substrate-binding protein — MTRDQKRRSDGVSRRKFIAAAGAAGAAAAAGCSGLANTGNASGGGASTLTADGSSTVFPITNTAASYWNSNPEAGDEDYWPTDWAEGEYGTDMRLADFFAEKYGYDATEERSNPPFRVSVALSHSGTGIEGVMEGRVDIGDSSAPAEDELSDADQDTLDNFVDHVVGVDGQPIVVSTEIADAGIEQITLDELKGIYEGDISNWSEIGGPDRDILALGRAEGSGTDTAFRSNVFGDPEHPIEPDQRFGQNQQLQQAISQADNAIAYIALAFVSEDTPAIGLEIDGTVYEYGENLGSQEYPLSRDLHAYTWEDTSKKEAAFLNFCLSDFGQEMFVAGNNYFKLPEDRLQSQREKVSADSYE, encoded by the coding sequence ATGACACGTGACCAGAAGCGGCGGTCCGACGGGGTATCGCGCCGGAAGTTCATCGCGGCGGCCGGGGCGGCGGGCGCCGCAGCGGCGGCGGGCTGTTCGGGTCTCGCGAACACCGGCAACGCGAGCGGAGGCGGCGCGAGCACCCTGACGGCGGACGGGTCCTCGACGGTGTTCCCCATCACGAACACCGCGGCGAGTTACTGGAACTCGAACCCGGAGGCCGGCGACGAGGACTACTGGCCGACCGACTGGGCGGAGGGCGAGTACGGGACCGACATGCGGCTGGCCGACTTCTTCGCCGAGAAGTACGGCTACGATGCCACGGAGGAGCGCTCCAACCCGCCGTTCCGCGTGAGCGTCGCCCTGAGCCACTCCGGGACGGGCATCGAGGGCGTCATGGAGGGCCGCGTCGACATCGGCGACTCCAGCGCCCCGGCCGAGGACGAACTCTCCGACGCCGACCAGGACACGCTCGACAACTTCGTCGACCACGTCGTCGGCGTCGACGGCCAGCCCATCGTCGTCAGCACGGAGATCGCCGACGCGGGCATCGAGCAGATCACCCTCGACGAGCTGAAGGGGATCTACGAGGGCGATATCTCCAACTGGAGCGAGATCGGCGGGCCGGACCGCGACATCCTCGCGCTCGGACGCGCCGAGGGCTCCGGCACCGACACGGCGTTCCGGTCGAACGTGTTCGGCGACCCGGAGCACCCGATCGAGCCGGACCAGCGGTTCGGCCAGAACCAGCAGCTCCAGCAGGCCATCTCGCAGGCCGACAACGCCATCGCGTACATCGCGCTGGCGTTCGTGAGCGAGGACACGCCCGCGATCGGCCTGGAGATCGACGGGACGGTGTACGAGTACGGCGAGAACCTCGGCTCGCAGGAGTACCCGCTCTCCCGGGACCTGCACGCCTACACGTGGGAGGACACCTCGAAGAAGGAGGCCGCGTTCCTCAACTTCTGTCTCAGCGACTTCGGGCAGGAGATGTTCGTCGCCGGGAACAACTACTTCAAGCTCCCCGAGGACCGCCTCCAGTCCCAGCGCGAGAAGGTCAGCGCGGACAGCTACGAGTAA
- the pstA gene encoding phosphate ABC transporter permease PstA, with translation MSNVERTEIVGGESSAGRRLAHGVLAVAALGYVGAWATLLQWVDETAALAGAGLFDLFGGALLAVAVGLTAAGIGSRFGYVESTPSSSAGAAVGLAFGLLWGVAGGLAAAHWVGGGAAAWAAALACGGLGTAAGTVPREDVGSTLPAAALLALTGAAIAGGYLDADWTWESAWSSAVFPGSELVPVIAVVGSLLGLWSGAKAKEGFGTEGRQSGAFVLIGTGVFSVLAVLGLLVGFIVVRGFDAMLTGASLAGGRLALPFGASLPWPELPFVTNPTGGLYVAVPGVLPAILGTLWLVVGAVAFALPLGIGAAVFLTEYAEQGRFVQVVEVATNGLWSTPSIVFGLFGLAFLVPRISGGNSILVGQLVLGFMLLPLVLITSREAIKAVPDEYRDASAALGVSRWETIRSVVLPAAMPGVITGAILGVGRIAGETAPLLLVFGGQPYPSSTPNVLGSFRVTAQPPFVTNEALLSPASALPYQLYSAITAGTFPKETFTTTEFGWGTALVLLLVVIGLYAVGVGSRLYFRRKLRNE, from the coding sequence ATGAGCAACGTCGAGCGCACCGAGATCGTGGGCGGCGAGTCGTCCGCCGGTCGGCGCCTCGCGCACGGCGTCCTCGCCGTCGCCGCCCTCGGATACGTCGGCGCCTGGGCGACGCTCCTCCAGTGGGTCGACGAGACCGCCGCGCTCGCCGGCGCGGGGCTGTTCGACCTGTTCGGCGGCGCGCTGCTCGCCGTCGCGGTCGGCCTGACCGCGGCGGGGATCGGATCGCGCTTCGGCTACGTGGAGTCAACGCCCTCGTCGTCCGCGGGCGCCGCGGTCGGCCTCGCGTTCGGCCTCCTGTGGGGAGTCGCCGGCGGCCTCGCCGCCGCGCACTGGGTCGGCGGCGGGGCGGCAGCGTGGGCCGCGGCGCTCGCCTGCGGCGGCCTCGGCACTGCGGCGGGGACGGTACCCCGAGAGGACGTCGGGTCGACGCTCCCGGCCGCCGCACTGCTGGCGCTGACCGGCGCGGCGATCGCCGGCGGGTACCTCGACGCCGACTGGACGTGGGAGTCGGCCTGGTCCTCGGCGGTGTTCCCCGGCAGCGAACTCGTCCCGGTGATCGCGGTCGTCGGGTCGCTGCTCGGCCTCTGGAGCGGGGCCAAGGCGAAGGAGGGGTTCGGCACGGAGGGCCGGCAGAGCGGCGCGTTCGTCCTCATCGGCACGGGCGTGTTCAGCGTGCTGGCCGTGTTGGGGCTGCTCGTCGGCTTCATCGTCGTCCGCGGGTTCGACGCGATGCTGACCGGGGCGAGCCTCGCGGGGGGACGGCTCGCGCTCCCGTTCGGCGCGTCCCTCCCCTGGCCCGAACTCCCGTTCGTCACCAACCCGACCGGCGGCCTGTACGTCGCCGTTCCCGGCGTCCTGCCGGCCATCCTCGGCACGCTGTGGCTCGTCGTCGGCGCCGTCGCGTTCGCGCTCCCGCTGGGGATCGGCGCGGCGGTGTTCCTGACCGAGTACGCGGAGCAGGGGCGGTTCGTTCAGGTCGTGGAAGTCGCGACGAACGGGCTCTGGAGCACGCCGAGCATCGTGTTCGGCCTGTTCGGTCTGGCGTTTCTCGTCCCGCGGATCAGCGGCGGTAACTCGATACTCGTCGGACAGCTCGTCCTCGGGTTCATGCTCTTGCCGTTAGTGCTCATCACCAGCCGCGAGGCGATCAAGGCGGTCCCCGACGAGTACCGCGACGCGAGCGCCGCGCTGGGGGTGAGCCGGTGGGAGACGATCCGAAGCGTCGTCCTCCCGGCGGCGATGCCCGGCGTCATCACGGGAGCCATCCTCGGCGTCGGCCGGATCGCCGGCGAGACCGCGCCGCTGTTGCTCGTCTTCGGCGGCCAGCCGTACCCGAGTTCGACGCCGAACGTCCTCGGCTCCTTCCGGGTGACGGCGCAGCCGCCGTTCGTCACGAACGAGGCGTTGCTGTCGCCGGCGAGCGCCCTGCCGTACCAGCTGTACTCGGCGATCACGGCCGGGACGTTCCCGAAGGAGACCTTCACCACGACCGAGTTCGGCTGGGGGACCGCGCTCGTGCTGTTGCTCGTCGTGATCGGGCTGTACGCCGTCGGGGTCGGAAGCAGACTGTACTTCAGGAGGAAGCTACGCAATGAGTAA
- a CDS encoding initiation factor 2B encodes MSDSVACFLRTDGEVLLGRRRGEGAADEAANDADGSAESASDTDGAGVRDVVRAEVDEDPEAAAVDAVDRIADDAALVRAGGPVYPDGAALRPFLFDVTGPLSETTLDEAFAETEWVPPTELRRRETPPGRWRAYESVAPTVRSVAADDEHGSAYLSVRALEVLRDRAAVVRDEEDDAGAGEAAADELFDLAARLRRARPSMAALHNRVNRAVAESDGTPAGVERAARKGIERALSADADAASEAAERVAGGGVLTLSRSGTALSALREAVPRELFVAESRPGNEGVGVAEALAGDHAVTLHTDAAVAHVLREADVDAVLVGADTVLPDGSVVNKTGTRAAALAAEREGVPFYAVAASDKVATDESVPLESGDRAAVYDGDAPLDVRNPTFDVTPPDLVDAVVTERGALSPDEVGDVAAELRRLADRASPNSR; translated from the coding sequence ATGAGCGACAGCGTCGCGTGTTTCCTGCGAACGGACGGCGAGGTACTCCTCGGGCGACGCCGCGGCGAGGGCGCGGCCGACGAGGCTGCGAACGACGCGGACGGGAGCGCGGAGAGCGCGAGCGACACCGACGGGGCCGGCGTCCGGGACGTGGTTCGGGCCGAAGTCGACGAGGACCCGGAGGCGGCCGCGGTCGACGCCGTCGACCGGATCGCGGACGACGCCGCCCTCGTCCGCGCCGGCGGGCCGGTCTACCCGGACGGCGCCGCGCTCCGCCCGTTCCTGTTCGACGTGACCGGACCGCTCTCGGAGACGACTCTCGACGAGGCGTTCGCCGAGACGGAGTGGGTCCCGCCGACCGAACTGCGCCGCCGCGAGACGCCGCCAGGGCGGTGGCGCGCCTACGAGAGCGTCGCGCCGACGGTCCGCTCCGTCGCGGCGGACGATGAGCACGGCTCCGCCTACCTCTCCGTGCGGGCGCTGGAGGTGCTGCGCGACCGCGCCGCCGTCGTCCGGGACGAAGAGGACGACGCGGGCGCGGGCGAGGCGGCGGCCGACGAACTGTTCGACCTCGCGGCCCGCCTCCGTCGCGCCCGGCCGAGCATGGCGGCCCTGCACAACCGCGTGAACCGGGCCGTCGCCGAGAGCGACGGAACGCCCGCGGGCGTCGAGCGGGCCGCCCGAAAGGGGATCGAGCGCGCGCTCTCCGCGGACGCGGACGCCGCGAGCGAGGCCGCCGAGCGCGTCGCCGGCGGCGGGGTGCTGACGCTCTCACGCTCCGGGACGGCGCTGTCGGCGCTCCGCGAGGCCGTCCCCCGGGAACTGTTCGTCGCGGAGTCCCGCCCCGGCAACGAGGGCGTCGGCGTCGCCGAGGCGCTCGCCGGGGATCACGCGGTGACGCTGCACACCGACGCCGCGGTCGCGCACGTCCTGCGCGAGGCCGACGTCGACGCCGTCCTCGTCGGCGCGGACACGGTGCTGCCGGACGGGAGCGTGGTCAACAAGACGGGGACGCGGGCCGCCGCGCTGGCGGCCGAGCGCGAGGGCGTGCCGTTCTACGCCGTCGCCGCCAGCGACAAGGTGGCGACCGACGAGTCGGTGCCGCTCGAGTCCGGCGACCGGGCGGCGGTGTACGACGGCGACGCCCCGCTGGACGTCCGCAACCCGACCTTCGACGTGACGCCGCCGGACCTCGTCGACGCCGTCGTCACCGAGCGCGGCGCGCTGTCGCCCGACGAGGTGGGCGACGTGGCCGCCGAACTCCGCCGTCTGGCCGACCGGGCGTCGCCGAACTCCCGGTAG